The nucleotide window CACCCTGATCCAAGGTGCAAGAGAAATCTTGCAGAAAACCCAAAGATTAGGTAATGAAGAACCTCGGTCATTTGTACCAACAACTCTCATGCCTAACGATCGCCAGAAGGATATGGGAATTGAATCCAAGGCAACAAAAGGCTCTGCTATACATAGAACGTCAGGGTTGTGAGCCAGTACAAACTCTCTTAAAGCATCCTGAGTGGGGTCATTAGCAATACCCCTTAAATTCCAATAAAAGATCTTCATTGAGTACTCAAACGTTGTAGATAAGCTTCCCGGCTCTCTGCTTTCGCTGCCTTTCTTGTTGACCTCCCAGAGGTCACATTAGTAAACTCTTGGGCAGTCTCATCGTCCCCTCATTCAGTTTTCTCATACCAACTCTCAATAGGAGAAGAAGAAACGTCATTAGTGGGAGCAACTAAGTCCGATTCACTATCAGACACTACTGTGCCCATACTAGAATCACCAACGTTGTGATCATTATTCCCTCTAACGGCGTCATCGCTCCTATGAGTTGTTGCAAGTAAATGTGGAGTCCCTGTGTTCTCCTCAGAGACAAGAACATCCTACACATTAGGACAAGTAGCAGCAACCATTCCCTCAATTGTTACAACCTGTTCAACAATTGGAGCAGCCCTTGCTCAACAATTGGAACTGTCACTTGCTCGATATTTGTTTGCTCAACAACTGGTATAACTGCTTGTTCAACAATTGCATCAATCCTGCCCTCTGGAGGAGGAGATTTTCTTGCAAAAGATGAACCTTCTCCATCCACATTAACTATGAGCTTAGTAGTTGGAGCCAACTCAACCTGCTTTTTCCCTTTGTACTCTTAAATAGACATAAACCTGCTTTGTTCTATGTCGACGCCGTCTAGGCTTTCCAGATCGGCCACTACTAGTCTCCCTCTCATCTGTTACCACTGGTTTCTGCACAAGTTTACATGCAGTAACCCTATGCCCAACATTGCTACAATGAGAGCAAAGATCAGGAAGGCGCTCATAACCAACCTCAATGACCATCATCTCCCCATTTTTATGACGTACAGCCAATTCACTAGGTAATTCTGCAGATAAATCAATGTCAATCAAAACCCTGGCAAAAAGTCCAAAGTTTCGATCTAAGGTATTCTAATCAACCTTCACTGGAACTCCAATTCCATTTGCTATTTCAAACAAAGTGATTGGCTCCCAAAATTCAAGACCAAGGTCCCAAAAATTCACCCAAACTTGAGCATTCGTGTTCTTCTGATGCGCAGGGGAGAAATTAGGGGTCCAACGCATAAACCTAAATATTCTAGGCTTAAGCGCGATCGCACCCTTCTCCAAAACAAGAAAGCGTGCTGCATCTGAGGAAAAGCTGAATGAGTAGTAGCCCTTCCCCATAGGTATAAGTCTCCAGTGACCGATCTCTCCCCAAACCAATCCTAGCTTACGGTGCAATTCAGAAGGAGAGTAGGGTTTAACATTGGCAGACGAATGGAGACGCCCTAGCAGCATATGTTTGCACTTCTCCAACCTAGATTGATACCCCTCCTCTGAGATAGTAATCGTCGTTCTCCCTTCGTGGATTACAGGCAAGGGAAGGTTAGCGATTGGAATCGCTGGCGTCGCCGTCACAGCCGCATAAGACTTTGGCGGCACAACTGCACTTCCATCCAAGAAAGACCACGGACAACTAAAACCAGATGTGGACATCATTGACAGGCAAGCGAGAAAAATCAGATCAAGATACAAGGCTCAGGCTAttggaaaccctagcagagtgtTAGGACCCAATTCTATGATCTCCAAGTCCAAGTGTGTATCGAGGCCCATAATAGCTCTTTTGGCTGTGAAAGCCCATAGTAGGTCCAATTATGTAAAACGACGTCGTCGATGCTGACTATATAGCTGGAGTCCAGCTGCATTGTAGAAGGAATCtgagaattgaattgaatttggcttttgtttttctatttccTTTGTTTTCCATTTCTCTTAGGGTTAGGACCCtaacaactggtatcagagctccaaACCATGGGGCCGAGGAGAGCTGGAGATCCACCACCATATTCATCAACACCACCGCGTCCACCTGACCCAGGTAATTTGAGGATGAAGCTCCAAGTCGAGTTAGAAGAGACGGCGGCGGGATTTCGTGAGACAGCGGCGGAATGTCGTGAACTTCACAAATCCATGGCATCAATGGCGACGGAACAGGCTATATTTCAGTCCGAGATATTAAACGAATTGAGGCAATTTCGGTTGGAGCGAACAGCTCAGTTGAggccgccgccgccaccaccagCTGTAATGGCGGATCCCTACCATTACCAGCAGCACCAACCTCCGCTGTCGTCAAGACCACCAATCCTTCACCAGCAGCAAGGGGTATGGTACTCGAGCCAAAACCAGTACCAGTACCACTCATTACAGCCCCCGTCGCTTCCACAACAGTGGGTTCCACCACCTCACGCCGACCATCTACCTCCCTCGCTGGCCTATTATCATCCGCCACCGCCTCCTCATTATGCGCACCATCATTATCCTCAATCTCTTTCTCACGGACCTCCTCACTCTTATCATCCTCAGCAGCTCAATCGGGAATGGGGAGCTCAGAGTCCACCGAGGTTGGTGCAGCAGAAGTCGGGAATCGGGTTAGCTGAGAGGGGCCCAGAGATCAACTCGTTTTGCTCACCGGGTTCTTCTCCGATTATGACGACGGGCTCCGTTCAAGTGCAAGCTATGGGTTGTTTGAGCACGATGGATGAATCTAAAATTAAAGGCATTGAGGTTCCAATAGGTGTGAGCTTGGAGAATGGATTCGATCAACTTGGCCGCGATGTTGAATTGCAATCCGAGTATGACAAAGTGTTTGTTGCTGTTGTGAATCCAGAACCAGTGGCCCAACCGTCTTGGTTGTTGAAGCAGACCGAACAACGAAAATTCACGCTACATGATGGCAATGGAAACACATGCAATTGCTACAGCAGTAGCTTGGGCTCCCAAGAGAACAACAGTGATGTAAGTTCAGTGCCTCCTATAGTTTCTGAAGCTCTGAAAGTTCAAGAGACCTTAGATTCAATTCATTCCTTGTGTTTAAAAACTGAAAGAAAGAAACTTATTTGTGAAAATGCTACTGAGTACTTTGTTAGCCTTGCTGTCAATATTAACGTTGATGTCAATCATAATTCTATGAGTGAAGGACCTGAGTTGGTTACTGCTAGCTTGAAACAAGAGTTGGGTTTAGTTCCTACACAGGGAACCTCCATTCATCAAGTTAAACCATGGTCTGCCTATGACGTCGAAGTGAATGATGAGAGGTTAGAAGACCATGCTCTCCACCTGTTTGATAGAATGCCTAGGCCAGATGTGGACTTATCGAATGCTATATATTGGGTCGTTCTGGTAAAGCTGGGAGGTCAGGGGATGCTGAAGACCCATTTCCAATAACTAAAACCTATATGATTGGTTTTCCTGAAGGACATGAATCTTATGGTAAATCCAAGGAGTCTTTACAAGTGAACTTTGATACTAGTGATGCAGGTATAGATCAAGCTACCCACTCAATTGGTCCGGATGATAAAGAAAAAGATGGAAATTGTGATGGGAGTGGAGAGTCTGGAAACCGCAGCAGAAAGGGACCCATAGAAGAAAACTTATACAAAGATGATGATGCCAGTGATTTTGGGAAGATTTTTGCTGGTATACCTGAAGT belongs to Rosa chinensis cultivar Old Blush chromosome 4, RchiOBHm-V2, whole genome shotgun sequence and includes:
- the LOC121052602 gene encoding uncharacterized protein LOC121052602, with protein sequence MMSTSGFSCPWSFLDGSAVVPPKSYAAVTATPAIPIANLPLPVIHEGRTTITISEEGYQSRLEKCKHMLLGRLHSSANVKPYSPSELHRKLGLVWGEIGHWRLIPMGKGYYSFSFSSDAARFLVLEKGAIALKPRIFRFMRWTPNFSPAHQKNTNAQVWVNFWDLGLEFWEPITLFEIANGIGVPVKVD